Proteins from a single region of Candidatus Methylomirabilota bacterium:
- a CDS encoding PD-(D/E)XK nuclease family protein: MADLVNEFSWSRTRDNAFQDCRRRYYFQYYGAWGGWDAESAERTRLLYILKQLGTRQMWAGRLVHEAIERALLAMRDGYALSEASLIESTVSQMRQEWKGSRAGVYREWPKRAGLFEHEYGVPIRDAEWQALRDNVVRCLRNFHRLPLLADIKATPVERWVLIEDINAFDFEGIRVFAAPDFGYWSTADRLQLVDWKTGGGGGDASLQLAGYALYALEVLGVDPSRVDLHEVNLREGKATPHPWDAGALDRVREHIRFSARGMKAYLRDPARNLAEEADFERAEDLRICRWCNFRQVCRPELPPFGQAEPVAEISPQEVT; encoded by the coding sequence GTGGCCGATCTCGTCAACGAATTTTCCTGGTCCCGGACCCGGGACAACGCCTTCCAGGACTGCCGCCGCCGGTACTACTTCCAGTACTACGGCGCCTGGGGAGGCTGGGACGCGGAGTCCGCCGAGCGCACGCGGCTCCTCTACATCCTCAAGCAGCTCGGTACCCGCCAGATGTGGGCGGGGCGCCTGGTGCACGAAGCCATCGAGCGCGCGCTCCTCGCGATGCGCGACGGCTACGCCTTGTCCGAGGCCTCGCTGATCGAGAGCACGGTGAGCCAGATGCGCCAGGAGTGGAAGGGCTCGCGCGCGGGCGTGTACCGGGAGTGGCCGAAGCGGGCCGGGCTCTTCGAGCACGAGTACGGCGTGCCCATCCGCGACGCCGAGTGGCAGGCCCTCCGCGACAATGTCGTGCGCTGCCTGCGGAATTTCCACCGTCTGCCGCTGCTCGCCGACATCAAGGCCACGCCCGTCGAGCGCTGGGTCCTCATCGAGGACATCAACGCCTTCGACTTCGAGGGCATCCGCGTGTTCGCCGCGCCCGACTTCGGCTACTGGAGCACCGCCGATCGCCTCCAGCTCGTGGACTGGAAGACGGGCGGCGGCGGGGGCGACGCGTCGCTGCAGCTCGCGGGCTACGCGCTCTACGCGCTCGAGGTGCTGGGCGTGGATCCCTCGCGGGTGGATCTCCACGAGGTCAATCTCCGCGAGGGCAAGGCCACTCCCCATCCCTGGGACGCGGGCGCCCTGGACCGCGTGCGCGAGCACATTCGCTTCTCCGCTCGCGGCATGAAGGCATATCTCCGCGACCCCGCGCGCAACCTCGCCGAGGAGGCCGACTTCGAGCGGGCGGAGGACCTGCGCATCTGTCGCTGGTGTAACTTCCGCCAGGTGTGCCGCCCCGAGCTCCCGCCGTTCGGCCAGGCCGAGCCGGTGGCCGAGATCTCGCCCCAGGAAGTGACATGA
- a CDS encoding dienelactone hydrolase family protein, translated as MSSAFDPGITRRQALVGTATFAGYALAVDKVLAQAIKTDTEGLAAGDFGVKIGNYEMPVYEARPASGGPHPAIIVISEVWGVHEYIRDCARRFAKAGFYAVAPELFKREGGVAQLSNIQDILKIVFAVPRKQLLGDIQAATVWAKTRPGVAAGKFGVTGWCWGGSTAIQAAAAIPDMKAAVAWYGPPGRPYVDQPNPVTGFDVAKDIKIPFLGLYGEKDTSIKPEDVTKFGEMVKAAGNPNVEIIVYPGAGHGFHADYRPSYDAAAATDAWKRCTDHFTKFLKA; from the coding sequence ATGTCCTCAGCATTCGACCCCGGCATCACGCGCCGTCAAGCTCTCGTGGGCACCGCGACCTTCGCCGGCTATGCGCTCGCAGTGGACAAGGTGCTCGCTCAGGCGATCAAGACCGACACCGAGGGCCTGGCCGCAGGCGACTTCGGGGTGAAGATCGGCAACTACGAGATGCCGGTCTACGAGGCCCGGCCGGCCTCCGGCGGGCCCCACCCGGCCATCATCGTGATCTCGGAGGTCTGGGGCGTGCACGAGTACATCCGCGACTGCGCGCGCCGCTTCGCCAAGGCCGGCTTCTACGCCGTGGCGCCTGAGCTCTTCAAGCGTGAAGGCGGGGTGGCGCAGCTTTCCAACATCCAGGACATCCTGAAGATCGTGTTCGCGGTCCCCCGCAAGCAGCTGCTGGGGGACATCCAGGCCGCGACGGTCTGGGCCAAGACGCGGCCGGGCGTGGCCGCCGGCAAGTTCGGCGTGACCGGCTGGTGCTGGGGCGGCTCCACCGCCATCCAAGCGGCGGCTGCCATCCCCGACATGAAGGCGGCGGTGGCGTGGTACGGCCCGCCCGGCCGCCCCTATGTCGATCAGCCCAATCCGGTCACGGGCTTCGACGTCGCCAAGGACATCAAGATCCCCTTCCTCGGCCTCTACGGCGAGAAGGACACCAGTATCAAACCCGAGGACGTCACCAAGTTCGGCGAGATGGTGAAGGCCGCCGGGAACCCCAACGTGGAGATCATCGTTTACCCTGGGGCGGGCCACGGCTTCCACGCCGACTACCGGCCATCCTACGACGCGGCCGCGGCGACGGATGCCTGGAAGCGCTGCACGGACCACTTCACCAAGTTCCTCAAGGCCTGA